In one window of Poriferisphaera corsica DNA:
- a CDS encoding type IV pilus modification PilV family protein — MKKQNIHPDIRKRHARNAGFTLIEAALTTVIVGTGVLAIVAAQQAYHKKNDWAARTGTAMLLANEIRELTLSLPFHDPITGDQNFGPEPNELKSDGLPNIKFLDDLDDFAGIMQSNNKGQGTVFSPPVNALRKTVPDMNLWAQYVTVEKVPEDNISSSVTLPMTTDSDIIRVTVDIAYTDPNNNQEEHVTSLSWIVTR, encoded by the coding sequence GTGAAAAAGCAAAACATTCATCCTGACATAAGAAAACGTCATGCTCGCAATGCGGGCTTCACGCTGATTGAAGCAGCGTTGACGACTGTCATTGTCGGGACAGGTGTACTTGCGATCGTTGCTGCCCAGCAGGCTTATCACAAGAAGAACGATTGGGCCGCCCGTACAGGCACCGCAATGTTGCTTGCCAATGAGATCCGTGAATTGACGTTGAGTTTACCGTTCCATGATCCGATCACTGGCGACCAAAACTTTGGGCCAGAGCCGAATGAATTGAAGTCTGACGGTCTGCCGAACATTAAATTTTTAGATGACCTTGATGATTTCGCAGGCATCATGCAGAGCAACAATAAAGGGCAGGGCACTGTCTTTTCACCGCCAGTTAACGCCTTACGAAAAACCGTTCCGGATATGAATTTATGGGCACAGTACGTCACTGTCGAGAAAGTGCCTGAAGATAATATCAGTTCATCCGTCACGCTGCCGATGACCACAGACTCTGACATCATACGTGTCACTGTCGATATTGCGTATACAGATCCAAATAACAACCAAGAGGAGCATGTGACTAGCCTTAGCTGGATCGTAACACGCTGA